GCCGGCAAAACGGTTGTCGACGGTGTGCTCGCCCCAGCCCTGCAGCTCTTCGAGCGTGCCGACGCCGAGAATGCGGCCGTCCCTGACCGCGACGTGGCTGGCCTCGGGTTGCGACGGGCACATGGTGATGATCTTGCTGGCGCCATAGATGACGGTCTGGCCTGCTGACATGATGGTCTCCTTTGCATGTTCAACGCCCGGCCCCTGTTGCGGGCCAGGCTTGCATGGCTTGCATCCTATGCCCAGTATTGGACTTGAATAAGAGCCAATACGAGCAGAAATCATGGTGCCAATTTGAAACCGTCATTACCGTTCGAGCTGACCGGCATCGTCCTCGAGCCGGGGCAGCCGCGCGCCAGACAGCTATACGCCGCCTTGCGTTCACTGATCATCGACACCCCCGGGAGCAGCGGCTGCAAGCTCCCCGCTTCGCGCGAACTGGCCGCGCTGCTCGGCGTTTCGCGCAATACCGTCGTGAATGTTTACGAGCGTCTTTTTGCCGAAGGCTTCGTCGAAACGCACACCGGCGACGGCACCTACATCGCCACACTCGACCGGCACCCGCCCGGACGGGACGAACCGGAGGCCGTCACGACCCCGCAGGTCCACATTGGTCTGCGCCAGCCCGTCGTGCAGCAGTTCGACCAGCATCTGGTACACGACGGACCGCCGCGCGCATTCCGGATCGGCGTGCCGGCGATCGACCTGTTCCCGTTCGGGCAGTGGTCGCGGCTGCAGGCGCGCTTCTGGCGCCAACGCCCGGTCGCACGGATGGGCTACGGCGATCCGGCCGGCGACCCGGAACTGCGCGAACTGATCGCGCGCTACCTGCACCAGGCCCGCGGCCTGCAGTGCGATCCGTCACAGGTGCTGGTCACGCTCGGCGCGCAGCAGGCCATCATCCTCTGCGTGGCGCTGCTGTTGCGCAGCGGCGACGAGGTCGTGATCGAGAATCCCTGCTACTGGGCCGCCGCCGGCGCGTTTGCCTACCTCGGAGTCCGGATGCACGGCA
This window of the Jeongeupia sp. USM3 genome carries:
- a CDS encoding PLP-dependent aminotransferase family protein, whose translation is MKPSLPFELTGIVLEPGQPRARQLYAALRSLIIDTPGSSGCKLPASRELAALLGVSRNTVVNVYERLFAEGFVETHTGDGTYIATLDRHPPGRDEPEAVTTPQVHIGLRQPVVQQFDQHLVHDGPPRAFRIGVPAIDLFPFGQWSRLQARFWRQRPVARMGYGDPAGDPELRELIARYLHQARGLQCDPSQVLVTLGAQQAIILCVALLLRSGDEVVIENPCYWAAAGAFAYLGVRMHGIGVDAEGLDTARLAGVPGARMAYVSPSCQYPTGATLSPARRLALLRWAESRHAWIIEDDYDGEYRYSGTPLTPLAALDRGNRVIYVGSFSKVMYPGLRLGYMVVPPQLVEHLTLLRTMSARQPPMNDQAVMAGFISGGISSSISAGCAVPAAPAAMRCARPGRRIWRISAPCPKSPPACM